In the Diceros bicornis minor isolate mBicDic1 chromosome 22, mDicBic1.mat.cur, whole genome shotgun sequence genome, one interval contains:
- the LOC131419804 gene encoding interferon omega-1-like: MAFSVSSLMALVMIFSSPISSTSCYLPQSLDLRKQETFTALDQMKTISLLSCLKYRSDFKFPQEKLDGSQFQKAQAISVLHEMLQQIFDLFHTERSSAAWNTTLLDNLCTGLHRQLEDLDTCLEQETGEEGSALGTVGPTLAVKRYFRGIHLYLKEKKYSDCAWEMVRVEIRRHFLFINELIRKLRK; the protein is encoded by the coding sequence ATGGCTTTTTCAGTCTCTTCACTGATGGCATTGGTGATGATCttctccagccccatctcctcCACTAGCTGTTACCTGCCTCAGAGCCTTGACTTGAGAAAGCAGGAGACCTTCACAGCTCTGGACCAAATGAAGacaatctctcttctttcctgtctGAAGTACAGGAGCGACTTCAAATTCCCCCAGGAGAAGCTGGATGGCAGCCAGTTCCAGAAGGCCCAGGCCATCTCTGTCCTCCACGAGATGCTCCAGCAGATCTTCGACCTCTTCCACACAGAGCGCTCCTCTGCTGCCTGGAACacgaccctcctggacaacctcTGCACTGGACTCCATCGGCAGCTGGAAGACCTGGACACCTGTTTGGAGCAGGAGACGGGAGAGGAAGGATCTGCCCTGGGAACTGTGGGCCCTACACTGGCCGTGAAGAGGTACTTCCGGGGAATCCATCTCtacctgaaagagaagaaatacagtGACTGTGCCTGGGAGATGGTCAGAGTGGAAATCAGGAGGCACTTTCTCTTCATCAACGAGCTCATAAGAAAACTCAGGAAGTGA
- the LOC131420253 gene encoding interferon alpha-1-like produces MSLVVLSCHSICSLGCELPHTHSLGNTRVLMLLEQMRRRLPFSCLKDRNDFGFPQEVFDGSQFQKAQAVSVVHEMIQQIFHLFSTEGSSAAWDETLLYKVLKKHLKTGVPLGDASVNVDSPTMNILEI; encoded by the coding sequence ATGTCCCTGGTGGTGCTCAGCTGCCACTCCATCTGCTCTCTGGGATGTGAGCTGCCTCACACCCACAGCCTGGGCAACACGAGGGTCTTGATGCTCCTGGAACAAATGAGGAGAAGGCTCCCCTTCTCCTGCCTGAAGGACAGAAATGACTTTGGATTCCCCCAGGAGGTGTTTGATGGCAGCCAGTTCCAGAAGGCTCAAGCCGTCTCTGTGGTCCATGAGATGATCCAGCAGATCTTCCACCTCTTCAGCACAGAGGGCTCGTCTGCTGCCTGGGATGAGACCCTTCTCTATAAAGTCCTCAAGAAACATCTCAAGACAGGCGTCCCATTGGGAGATGCATCTGTGAATGTAGACTCTCCAACAATGAACATCCTGGAGATATGA
- the LOC131419806 gene encoding interferon beta-like: MTNRCILQMALLLCFCTVALSRNYNLLRSQLSSSNSACQNLLRQLNGTYCREDRMNFEVPEEIEQPQQLQKEDAVLVIYEMLQQTLSVFRRNFTSTGWNETVVERLHAEVDLQMDCLETNVAEITEKENFTWENTPVPHVRKYYARIVQYLKAKKYSHCAWTTVQAEILRNFSFLTGLLDYLQN; encoded by the coding sequence ATGACCAACAGGTGTATCCTCCAGATGGCTCTCCTGCTGTGTTTCTGCACCGTGGCTCTTTCCAGGAACTACAACTTGCTTCGGTCCCAACTAAGCAGCAGCAATTCGGCATGTCAGAATCTCCTGCGGCAGTTGAATGGGACCTATTGCCGCGAGGACAGAATGAACTTCGAGGTCCCCGAGGAGATTGAGCAACCACAGCAGTTGCAGAAGGAGGACGCCGTGTTGGTCATCTATGAGATGCTCCAGCAGACCTTAAGTGTTTTCAGAAGAAATTTCACTAGCACTGGCTGGAATGAGACCGTCGTCGAGAGGCTCCATGCGGAAGTCGACCTGCAGATGGACTGTCTGGAGACAAACGTGGCTGAAATAACGGAGAAGGAAAACTTCACCTGGGAAAACACGCCCGTTCCGCACGTGAGGAAATATTACGCACGGATCGTGCAGTACCTGAAGGCCAAGAAGTACAGCCACTGTGCCTGGACAACAGTCCAAGCGGAAATCCTCAGGAACTTTTCCTTCCTTACCGGACTCCTAGATTACCTCCAAAACTGA
- the LOC131419805 gene encoding interferon alpha-2-like: MALPVSVLLALVMLCSSPACPLGCDLPLSHGNEEAFTLLSQMERISIRSCLKDRADFRFPQMLVDGHQLEKTQAAAVVHETLQQIFRLFGTSGSPAAWDDTLLDQFLVGLYQQLDDLETCLGKETKVQQSPLGSENSRLAVKGYFHRISLYLKEKEHSACAWEVVRVEIRRCFLFMNKLTGKLGK, from the coding sequence ATGGCCCTCCCAGTCTCTGTGCTGCTGGCCCTGGTGATGCTGTGCTCCAGCCCCGCCTGCCCTCTGGGCTGTGACCTGCCTCTGAGCCACGGCAATGAGGAAGCCTTCACACTTTTGAGTCAAATGGAGAGAATCTCCATTCGGTCGTGTCTGAAGGACAGGGCTGACTTCAGATTTCCGCAGATGCTTGTGGATGGGCACCAGCTTGAGAAGACGCAAGCCGCGGCTGTCGTGCACGAGACGCTCCAGCAGATCTTCCGCCTCTTCGGCACCAGCGGCTCTCCTGCGGCTTGGGATGACACCCTCCTGGACCAATTCCTCGTTGGACTTTATCAGCAGCTGGATGACCTGGAGACATGTTTGGGGAAGGAGACGAAGGTGCAACAGTCACCCCTGGGAAGTGAGAACTCCAGGCTGGCTGTGAAGGGGTACTTCCACAGAATCAGTCTGTATCTGAAAGAGAAAGAGCACAGCGCCTGCGCCTGGGAGGTGGTCAGGGTGGAAATCAGAAGGTGCTTCCTCTTCATGAACAAGCTCACAGGGAAACTCGGGAAATAA